Part of the Methylophaga nitratireducenticrescens genome is shown below.
AAAAGGAGAGCAGGAAAATGACTAAGAAAACGCCATTTATCCGTTTATACGATAAACAAGCCTTATTAAAGCGACGCGAAACTCTCTCCAAGGATGTTGTCCAGCAGACCAAAATGATGTTTGAGCGATTACCTGAGGTCCGAATTCGGTCGCAGCTCAGTATCGAACAAATAAAAGAAATTGTGTCTCAATTACGGCGTGAATTCCCCAACTTTTCTGAAGCAACAGACTACATTAATCAACAACTCATACTCTCTGCTGCGAGCACTTCAAAGGGCAGCTATTTCTCGCCTTTGTTATTGCTGGGTCCACCAGGGATAGGAAAAACGCATTATGCAAGAGAACTGGCCAACCTATTAGGGGTGGGATTTGAAAAAATAGATCTGTCGACAACCACCGCTGTAATGGTGTTGTCTGGTTCATCTTCGCAATGGGGTAATTCCAAGCCCGGTATCGTTGCATCGCATCTTTTGCAAAATCACAGGGCTAATCCTGTGTTGGTTTTAGATGAGATTGATAAAGCAGGTCAGAAAACGGGTGATGCTACTAATGCCTTGTTGACGCTACTTGAGCCTGAAGCGGCAAGAGAGTTTCAGGATGAGTTTGTGCAAGTGCCAATGGATGCCTCACATATTTGCGTTATCGCCACCGCCAATAACGTCGATCCTATTGAAGAGCCGATTTTAAGTCGATTTAAGAAGATCACCGTTTCTGAACCAACACCAGATCAATTGAGACAAATTGCCCCTTATGCACTTGATAGTTTGATCAAGCAGTCTGAAATTGAACCTATTATGACTGCGACTCTAGGTACGGATGCACTCAATGCCTTACAGCTACAACAAATAAACGTTCGTCAGTTGAATGAGATATTGCGATTAGCTATGTTTTATGGCGTGCAAGATAAGTCTCGTCAGTTAACTGAATTTCACATCACCAAAGCCGTTAAACATATACAGGGTGATAGTGCAAAGCCCAAACCGAAAAAAAACCTTCATTAATCGGTCACATTTTAGCAGAGGCAATCATATGATTAACGTCCCCCCAGGAAGTATTGTAATGACAGACTGGAACATTCTGATCATTGAGTATGAGAGCGACGTTATCGAGAAATTTTTGGGTTACGACATAAATACAGGAGAGTTTCGTTTTAGCTCTGCCATAAAAGAGTATGA
Proteins encoded:
- a CDS encoding AAA family ATPase is translated as MTKKTPFIRLYDKQALLKRRETLSKDVVQQTKMMFERLPEVRIRSQLSIEQIKEIVSQLRREFPNFSEATDYINQQLILSAASTSKGSYFSPLLLLGPPGIGKTHYARELANLLGVGFEKIDLSTTTAVMVLSGSSSQWGNSKPGIVASHLLQNHRANPVLVLDEIDKAGQKTGDATNALLTLLEPEAAREFQDEFVQVPMDASHICVIATANNVDPIEEPILSRFKKITVSEPTPDQLRQIAPYALDSLIKQSEIEPIMTATLGTDALNALQLQQINVRQLNEILRLAMFYGVQDKSRQLTEFHITKAVKHIQGDSAKPKPKKNLH